The following proteins come from a genomic window of Lolium rigidum isolate FL_2022 chromosome 5, APGP_CSIRO_Lrig_0.1, whole genome shotgun sequence:
- the LOC124657041 gene encoding uncharacterized protein LOC124657041 — protein MSRRFLPPIVPLVLLLLASTSSPATAAAEAILQLHVAEAPSAVGCSRSAAAAAQVVVESCTEDIVRSFFGVRGSDVCCHALEEVGAGCYRAVFSGSPFVDIYATILGNVCGLAAAPAPSPGAMRMTE, from the coding sequence ATGTCCCGGCGATTCCTTCCGCCGATTGTCCCACTGGTTCTGCTACTGCTAGCGTCGACCTCCTCACCGGCCACCGCCGCAGCCGAGGCGATCTTGCAGTTGCACGTCGCGGAGGCGCCGTCCGCCGTTGGCTgcagccggagcgcggcggcggcggcgcaggtggtggtGGAGAGCTGCACGGAGGACATCGTCAGGTCCTTCTTCGGAGTCCGCGGCAGCGACGTCTGCTGCCACGCGCTGGAGGAGGTCGGCGCTGGGTGCTACCGCGCGGTCTTCTCCGGCTCACCGTTCGTGGATATCTACGCCACCATCCTCGGTAACGTCTGCGGCCTCGCCGCTGCTCCAGCTCCTAGCCCCGGCGCAATGCGCATGACAGAATGA